A single genomic interval of Agromyces cerinus harbors:
- a CDS encoding acyl-CoA dehydrogenase family protein — protein sequence MTTAPSIDAVFDLDALLTSEEREWQLKARAFAQDRLLPVIEEDFEAKHFRREFVKELGDAGFLGMHLQGYGCAGAGAVSYGLVCLELEAADSGWRTFVSVQGSLAMSAIHKYGSEEQKQQWLPGMAAGDLIGCFALTEPQGGSDPAGMTTTARRDGDGWVLDGAKRWIGLASLADVAVVWAKVDDPEFGGGDGGRAVRGFLVPTSTPGFTATPIDGKLSMRASVQCDIALDGVRVDGEAILPGAKGLSGPFGCLNEARYGIVWGAMGAARSCLEAAIERSTSREVFGKPIGANQLIQAKLADMFLEVEKGILLALHLGRLKERGTLTPAQISVGKLNSVREALAIAHEARAILAGDGITNAWPVMRHAANLESVRTYEGTDEIHQLILGRELTGLNAF from the coding sequence ATGACCACCGCACCCTCGATCGACGCCGTGTTCGACCTCGACGCCCTGCTCACCTCCGAGGAGCGCGAGTGGCAGCTGAAGGCCCGCGCCTTCGCGCAGGACCGGCTGCTGCCGGTCATCGAGGAGGACTTCGAGGCCAAGCACTTCCGCCGCGAGTTCGTGAAGGAGCTCGGCGACGCCGGCTTCCTCGGCATGCACCTGCAGGGCTACGGATGCGCCGGCGCGGGCGCCGTGTCGTACGGCCTCGTGTGCCTCGAGCTCGAGGCCGCCGACAGCGGCTGGCGCACCTTCGTCTCGGTGCAGGGCTCGCTCGCGATGAGCGCGATCCACAAGTACGGCTCCGAGGAGCAGAAGCAGCAATGGCTGCCGGGCATGGCGGCCGGCGACCTCATCGGATGCTTCGCGCTCACCGAGCCCCAGGGCGGCTCCGACCCCGCGGGCATGACCACGACCGCGCGCCGCGACGGCGACGGCTGGGTGCTCGACGGCGCCAAGCGCTGGATCGGCCTCGCCTCGCTCGCCGATGTCGCCGTGGTCTGGGCGAAGGTCGACGACCCTGAATTCGGCGGTGGCGACGGCGGTCGCGCGGTGCGCGGATTCCTCGTGCCGACCTCGACGCCGGGCTTCACGGCGACGCCGATCGACGGCAAGCTCTCGATGCGCGCGTCCGTACAGTGCGACATCGCACTCGACGGGGTGCGGGTCGACGGCGAGGCGATCCTGCCGGGCGCGAAGGGGCTCTCCGGCCCGTTCGGCTGCCTGAACGAGGCGCGCTACGGCATCGTGTGGGGCGCGATGGGGGCGGCCCGCTCGTGCCTCGAGGCTGCCATCGAGCGGTCGACTTCCCGCGAGGTGTTCGGCAAGCCGATCGGCGCCAACCAGCTCATCCAGGCGAAGCTCGCCGACATGTTCCTCGAGGTCGAGAAGGGGATCCTCCTCGCCCTGCACCTCGGGCGACTCAAGGAGCGCGGCACGCTCACTCCCGCCCAGATCTCGGTCGGCAAGCTCAACAGCGTGCGCGAGGCGCTCGCGATCGCGCACGAGGCGCGGGCGATCCTCGCCGGTGACGGCATCACGAACGCGTGGCCCGTCATGCGGCACGCGGCGAACCTCGAGTCGGTGCGCACCTACGAGGGCACCGACGAGATCCACCAACTGATCCTGGGGCGCGAGCTCACCGGGCTGAACGCGTTCTGA
- a CDS encoding CaiB/BaiF CoA transferase family protein, producing MHERRADDEATDGVLSGVRVADFSRVLAGPYATMMLADFGADVVKIESPAGDDTRHWRPPVDASGQATYFGSVNRNKRSVALDLTDAAGLAEARRLAASADVVIENFRPGVMDRFGLSYDEVRASNPGVVYCSITGFGTGEGAALAGYDLLVQAVGGLMSITGAADGEPAKAGVALVDVLTGQNAVAGILLALRERDHTGLGQRVEVNLLQGLLSALTNQAASTLATGTPPRRLGNAHPSIAPYAVFHAADRELVIAVGNDKQFRALAAVLGVPALADDPRFAGNVDRVAHRVELTAAIEERLAAASAGHWVEVLSSAGVPTGLVNDVAEAIAFGEALGLEPVAEIAAGAFTSRTVANPIGLSASPAAYRTPPPTLDEHAGADWHQTPAKGPHR from the coding sequence ATGCACGAGCGACGGGCCGATGACGAGGCGACCGACGGCGTGCTCTCGGGGGTGCGCGTCGCCGACTTCTCGCGGGTGCTCGCCGGCCCCTACGCCACGATGATGCTCGCCGACTTCGGCGCCGACGTCGTGAAGATCGAATCCCCGGCCGGTGACGACACCCGGCACTGGCGCCCGCCCGTCGACGCGAGCGGCCAGGCCACCTACTTCGGCAGCGTCAACCGCAACAAGCGCTCGGTCGCACTCGACCTGACTGATGCGGCGGGGCTCGCGGAGGCGCGCCGGCTCGCGGCCTCGGCCGACGTCGTCATCGAGAACTTCCGTCCTGGCGTGATGGACCGCTTCGGGCTCTCCTACGACGAGGTGCGGGCGTCGAACCCGGGCGTCGTCTACTGCTCGATCACCGGCTTCGGTACGGGGGAGGGCGCCGCGCTCGCCGGCTACGACCTGCTCGTGCAGGCCGTCGGCGGGCTCATGTCGATCACGGGTGCCGCCGACGGCGAGCCCGCGAAGGCCGGCGTCGCCCTCGTCGACGTGCTCACCGGACAGAACGCGGTCGCCGGCATCCTGCTCGCGCTGCGCGAGCGCGACCACACGGGCCTCGGCCAGCGGGTCGAGGTGAACCTCCTGCAGGGGCTGCTCTCCGCGCTCACGAACCAGGCTGCGTCCACGCTCGCCACGGGCACGCCGCCGCGGCGGCTCGGCAACGCGCACCCGAGCATCGCCCCCTACGCCGTGTTCCACGCGGCCGATCGCGAGCTCGTGATCGCCGTCGGCAACGACAAGCAGTTCCGGGCGCTCGCCGCGGTGCTCGGCGTTCCCGCGCTGGCCGACGACCCGCGGTTCGCGGGCAACGTCGACCGCGTCGCGCATCGCGTCGAGCTCACGGCGGCGATCGAGGAGCGGCTGGCCGCGGCATCCGCTGGGCACTGGGTCGAAGTGCTGAGCTCGGCCGGCGTGCCGACCGGTCTCGTGAACGACGTCGCCGAGGCGATCGCATTCGGCGAGGCGCTCGGCCTCGAGCCCGTCGCCGAGATCGCCGCCGGTGCGTTCACGAGCCGCACGGTCGCGAACCCGATCGGCCTCTCGGCGAGCCCCGCCGCGTACCGCACTCCGCCGCCGACGCTCGACGAGCACGCCGGCGCCGACTGGCACCAGACCCCCGCGAAAGGACCGCACCGATGA
- a CDS encoding FadR/GntR family transcriptional regulator: protein MESRVGPGAREAVFAQLADTGRAEQVAQRLTDGIVLGVLGAGERLPSEPELARRFGVALITVREGLGILREAGLVETRRGREGGSFVVADDADHRSLITARLRGLAQVELSDMAVYFGAILAGIAERAAERASAGDAERLAAWLAAADFGTAASARTNQGGFFLEVAVLSQSARLVREQIRLQAEFGPLLLLGLDDDGQRADASAHDRRIVRAVAAHRPAEARESAGDLVRGLSVPLLAAKARIERGGALDEPVSA from the coding sequence ATGGAATCGAGGGTGGGGCCGGGAGCGCGCGAAGCCGTGTTCGCCCAGCTCGCCGACACGGGCCGCGCCGAACAGGTCGCGCAACGCCTCACCGACGGCATCGTGCTCGGGGTGCTCGGCGCCGGCGAACGCCTGCCGAGCGAACCCGAGCTCGCCCGCCGCTTCGGCGTCGCCCTCATCACCGTGCGCGAGGGCCTCGGCATCCTTCGGGAGGCCGGGCTCGTCGAGACCCGTCGCGGACGAGAGGGCGGCAGCTTCGTCGTCGCCGACGACGCCGACCACCGTTCGCTCATCACCGCGCGCCTGCGCGGCCTCGCCCAGGTCGAGCTCAGCGACATGGCGGTGTACTTCGGCGCCATCCTCGCCGGCATCGCCGAGCGCGCCGCCGAGCGCGCGTCCGCCGGCGACGCCGAGCGCCTCGCGGCATGGCTCGCCGCGGCCGACTTCGGCACCGCGGCATCCGCTCGCACCAATCAGGGCGGATTCTTCCTCGAGGTCGCCGTGCTCAGCCAGTCGGCCCGCCTCGTGCGCGAGCAGATCCGGCTGCAGGCCGAGTTCGGCCCCCTCCTGCTGCTCGGCCTCGACGACGACGGGCAGCGAGCGGATGCCTCGGCGCACGACCGCCGCATCGTCCGCGCCGTCGCGGCGCACCGCCCGGCGGAGGCCCGCGAGTCCGCAGGCGACCTCGTGCGCGGGCTCTCGGTGCCGCTCCTCGCGGCGAAGGCCAGGATCGAGCGGGGAGGTGCGCTCGATGAGCCGGTCAGCGCGTGA
- a CDS encoding NAD-dependent succinate-semialdehyde dehydrogenase: protein MPYAVTNPATGETVESYDTITDEGLQAAIAAATETHRTWSKNTTVAERAALVRRVAELHNERAQELGEIIVREMGKPIEQAVGEVEFSAAIYEYYADNAESLLADEKIDLLAGEGSALIRRSSLGPLLGIMPWNFPYYQVARFAGPNLIIGNTILLKHAEQCPESAAAIEQIFLDAGFPVGAYVNIYASHEQIETVIADPRVQGISLTGSERAGAIVAEIAGRHLKKVVLELGGSDPFILLSTDDLDATVGAAVFARVDNNGQACNAAKRFIVVEDLYEPFLEKFTAAMSEVEQGDPAQAGTALGPLSSAKAAEGLAEQVERAVAQGATLHHGGARDGNYYSATILTDVQPGSDAFHEEFFGPVAQVFKVADEAAAVELANNTPFGLGSYVFTTDSEQALRVADKIEAGMVFVNLVGADGAELPFGGVKRSGSGRELGRFGADEFVNKKMIRIG from the coding sequence ATGCCCTATGCCGTGACCAACCCCGCCACCGGCGAGACGGTCGAGTCCTACGACACCATCACCGACGAGGGCCTGCAAGCGGCCATCGCCGCGGCCACCGAGACGCACCGCACCTGGTCGAAGAACACCACGGTCGCCGAGCGCGCCGCCCTCGTGCGCCGCGTCGCCGAACTGCACAACGAGCGCGCCCAGGAGCTCGGCGAGATCATCGTGCGCGAGATGGGCAAGCCGATCGAGCAGGCCGTCGGCGAGGTCGAGTTCTCGGCCGCGATCTACGAGTACTACGCCGACAACGCCGAGTCGCTGCTCGCCGACGAGAAGATCGACCTGCTGGCCGGCGAGGGTTCGGCCCTCATCCGCCGCTCGTCGCTCGGCCCGCTCCTCGGCATCATGCCGTGGAACTTCCCGTACTACCAGGTCGCCCGCTTCGCCGGCCCGAACCTCATCATCGGCAACACGATCCTGCTCAAGCACGCCGAGCAGTGCCCCGAGTCGGCCGCCGCGATCGAGCAGATCTTCCTCGACGCCGGCTTCCCGGTCGGCGCCTACGTCAACATCTACGCCTCGCACGAGCAGATCGAGACCGTCATCGCCGACCCGCGTGTGCAGGGCATCTCGCTCACCGGTTCCGAGCGGGCCGGCGCGATCGTCGCCGAGATCGCCGGTCGCCACCTGAAGAAGGTCGTGCTCGAGCTCGGCGGCTCCGACCCCTTCATCCTGCTCTCGACCGACGACCTCGACGCCACGGTCGGCGCCGCCGTCTTCGCCCGCGTCGACAACAACGGCCAGGCCTGCAACGCGGCCAAGCGGTTCATCGTCGTCGAAGACCTCTACGAGCCGTTCCTCGAGAAGTTCACCGCAGCGATGAGCGAGGTCGAGCAGGGCGACCCCGCCCAGGCCGGCACCGCACTCGGCCCGCTGTCGTCGGCCAAGGCCGCCGAGGGCCTCGCCGAGCAGGTCGAGCGGGCCGTCGCACAGGGCGCAACGCTCCACCACGGCGGCGCGCGCGACGGCAACTACTACTCGGCCACGATCCTCACCGACGTGCAGCCCGGCTCCGACGCCTTCCACGAGGAGTTCTTCGGCCCGGTCGCGCAGGTCTTCAAGGTCGCCGACGAAGCCGCAGCGGTCGAGCTCGCGAACAACACCCCGTTCGGCCTCGGTTCCTACGTCTTCACGACCGATTCCGAGCAGGCCCTCCGCGTCGCCGACAAGATCGAGGCCGGCATGGTCTTCGTGAACCTGGTCGGCGCCGATGGCGCAGAGCTGCCCTTCGGCGGCGTGAAGCGCTCGGGCTCGGGCCGCGAGCTCGGCCGCTTCGGCGCCGACGAATTCGTCAACAAGAAGATGATCCGCATCGGCTGA
- a CDS encoding amidohydrolase yields the protein MRDPPLTRGTPLPSKLFRNARIHTLTGEEKPAEALLAVDGEIVAIGDDAEIGALAGPGTIEVDLGGLAVVPGFIDAHIHTALLAGERGQLDLRGVRSLDEALAAIRSHAAGLPAGRGIFWGSWDSNTWAVPVQPDRYSLDRICPDRPVALPSIDGHTVWANSFALAAAGITAATPDPVGGEIVRDARGEPAGILREEAQRPLDAVIGAPSVADLVDQLAVEQEHLLAVGLTGVHDIDGEDARAAYLELHRSGRLRLRVHKAIPAVHLDAAIAEGRYTGQGDDWFQTGPVKLFSDGALGSHTSHMGEAFVGESGNRGIEVIPYARLRELVRTAADAGIAVATHAIGDEANHLVLNAYAESAELSRAAGLRHRIEHAQHIRWDDLPRFAELGVIPSLQPTHCTSDIALASTLLAGRDLANYAWRALADSGAHVAFGSDAPVESPNPMHAVHAAVTRENAAGEPAGGWEPEQRVTVAEALAAHSAGSAYAAHRDHRQGTLAVGRLADFVALERDPFEVEPTELRDLQVATTVVGGEVRFQR from the coding sequence ATGCGCGATCCGCCCCTGACCCGAGGAACGCCGTTGCCGTCGAAGCTCTTCCGCAATGCCCGCATCCACACGCTGACCGGCGAGGAGAAGCCCGCCGAGGCGCTGCTCGCCGTCGATGGCGAGATCGTCGCGATCGGCGACGACGCCGAGATCGGCGCACTCGCCGGCCCGGGCACGATCGAGGTCGATCTCGGCGGTCTCGCGGTCGTGCCGGGGTTCATCGATGCGCACATCCACACCGCACTGCTCGCCGGCGAGCGCGGGCAGCTCGATCTGCGAGGCGTCCGAAGCCTCGACGAGGCGCTGGCTGCGATCCGGTCCCATGCGGCGGGCCTGCCGGCGGGTCGCGGCATCTTCTGGGGCAGCTGGGACTCCAACACGTGGGCCGTGCCCGTGCAGCCCGATCGCTACAGCCTCGACCGCATCTGTCCCGACCGACCGGTCGCGCTTCCGAGCATCGACGGGCACACCGTCTGGGCAAACAGCTTCGCCCTCGCCGCAGCCGGGATCACGGCGGCGACGCCCGATCCGGTCGGAGGCGAGATCGTCCGGGATGCGCGGGGCGAGCCCGCCGGCATCCTCCGAGAGGAGGCGCAGCGCCCGCTCGATGCCGTGATCGGCGCGCCGTCGGTCGCCGACCTCGTCGATCAGCTCGCGGTCGAGCAGGAGCACCTGCTCGCCGTCGGTCTCACGGGCGTGCACGACATCGACGGCGAAGACGCCCGCGCGGCCTACCTCGAGCTGCATCGGAGCGGTCGCCTGAGGCTCCGCGTCCACAAGGCCATCCCCGCCGTCCACCTCGATGCGGCGATCGCCGAGGGCCGGTACACGGGCCAGGGCGACGACTGGTTCCAGACCGGCCCGGTCAAGCTCTTCTCCGATGGTGCGCTCGGCTCGCACACCTCGCACATGGGCGAGGCGTTCGTCGGGGAGTCCGGCAATCGCGGCATCGAGGTGATCCCGTACGCCCGGCTGCGCGAGCTCGTGCGCACGGCGGCCGACGCGGGCATCGCGGTCGCCACGCACGCGATCGGCGACGAGGCGAACCATCTCGTGCTGAACGCCTACGCCGAGAGCGCCGAGCTCAGTCGCGCCGCAGGCCTCCGGCATCGCATCGAGCACGCCCAGCACATCCGCTGGGACGACCTTCCCCGATTCGCGGAGCTCGGTGTGATCCCGTCCCTGCAACCGACGCACTGCACCTCGGACATCGCGCTCGCGTCGACCCTGCTCGCCGGACGCGACCTCGCGAACTACGCGTGGCGTGCCCTCGCCGATTCCGGTGCGCACGTGGCCTTCGGCTCGGATGCCCCGGTGGAGAGCCCGAATCCGATGCACGCGGTGCACGCCGCCGTCACGCGGGAGAACGCCGCAGGGGAGCCGGCCGGAGGCTGGGAACCCGAGCAGCGAGTGACCGTCGCCGAGGCCCTCGCGGCCCATTCCGCGGGCAGCGCCTACGCCGCCCACCGCGACCACCGGCAGGGAACGCTCGCCGTCGGCAGGCTCGCGGACTTCGTCGCGCTCGAGCGGGACCCGTTCGAGGTGGAGCCGACCGAGCTCCGCGACCTGCAGGTCGCCACCACGGTGGTCGGCGGCGAGGTGCGCTTCCAGCGCTGA
- a CDS encoding iron chaperone: MGEVSDYIAGLEEPERDVMERIRARAVSLVPEAVEGVSYGMPALRYRDSPLLSIMKAKAHIGLYPYSPPVIEAVSSELEGYSWAKGTIRFTPEHPLPDSLVDRIILLRRDEIDEKKKR; this comes from the coding sequence ATGGGGGAAGTCAGCGACTACATCGCCGGTCTCGAGGAGCCCGAGCGCGACGTCATGGAACGCATCAGGGCCAGGGCGGTCTCGCTCGTGCCCGAGGCGGTCGAAGGGGTGAGCTACGGCATGCCGGCCCTCCGGTACCGGGACTCGCCGCTGCTCAGCATCATGAAGGCGAAGGCGCACATCGGGCTCTATCCGTACAGTCCGCCGGTGATCGAGGCCGTCTCGTCGGAGCTCGAGGGGTACTCGTGGGCGAAGGGGACGATCCGGTTCACCCCCGAGCATCCGCTGCCCGACTCGCTCGTCGACCGCATCATCCTGCTGCGCCGCGACGAGATCGACGAGAAGAAGAAGCGCTAG
- a CDS encoding APC family permease: MSEDRGPAAGLSDGEHLSVLGYEDTFNRSMSLWANFALGFTYLSPLVGVYSLFAVALSIGGPPSIWWIVIVGAGQLLVSFVFGEVVSQYPIHGGIYPWARRLWGRRYAWMAAWVYIWAMIVTITAVAEFGSGFAASLFGIEITNASTLWITLAFLLIALAINFTGTKWLARVARIGLAAELIGVIGLGLYLLIFQRKQEFSVFFDTMGVEGDGSYTAAFMGAALAGLFLFYGFEACGDVAEEVANPARRIPKAMMLTILVGGVSALFSFGGYVLAAPDLASIVSGEDADPIPGILEATLGSVGAKLFLVIAITAFLSCVLSLQAAASRLLFSFARDGMVPGHRWLSKVSPTTKVPTNALIVACTVPALIAVLIWANNDLLVPVTSFAVLGIYVAFQMVVLASLRQRLKGWRPAGPFSLGSWGFLVNVLALAYGVFAMVLLSLPGSTGDFLTDYVVLIGLGVVVVTGLAYLFIARPDRKSDAPSGDAIAVADEIRLRTGATSVVDVH; encoded by the coding sequence ATGTCTGAAGATCGCGGGCCCGCAGCAGGCCTCTCCGACGGCGAACACCTCAGCGTGCTCGGCTACGAGGACACGTTCAACCGGTCGATGAGCCTCTGGGCGAACTTCGCCCTCGGCTTCACCTATCTCTCCCCCCTCGTCGGCGTCTACTCGCTCTTCGCAGTGGCGCTCTCGATCGGCGGTCCGCCCTCGATCTGGTGGATCGTGATCGTCGGCGCCGGGCAGCTCCTCGTCTCGTTCGTGTTCGGCGAGGTCGTCTCGCAGTACCCGATCCACGGCGGCATCTACCCCTGGGCTCGGCGCCTCTGGGGTCGGCGCTACGCGTGGATGGCGGCGTGGGTCTACATCTGGGCGATGATCGTGACCATCACCGCGGTCGCCGAATTCGGATCCGGGTTCGCGGCGAGCCTGTTCGGCATCGAGATCACGAACGCGTCGACGCTGTGGATCACGCTCGCGTTCCTCCTCATCGCCCTCGCCATCAATTTCACGGGCACGAAGTGGCTCGCCCGCGTCGCTCGCATCGGCCTCGCCGCCGAGCTCATCGGCGTCATCGGCCTCGGCCTCTACCTGCTGATCTTCCAGCGCAAGCAGGAGTTCAGCGTCTTCTTCGACACCATGGGCGTCGAGGGCGACGGCAGCTACACGGCGGCCTTCATGGGCGCCGCCCTCGCGGGCCTCTTCCTCTTCTACGGCTTCGAGGCCTGCGGCGACGTCGCCGAAGAGGTCGCGAACCCCGCGCGTCGCATCCCCAAGGCCATGATGCTGACGATCCTCGTCGGCGGCGTCTCCGCGCTCTTCTCGTTCGGCGGCTACGTGCTCGCGGCGCCCGACCTCGCGTCGATCGTCAGCGGTGAGGACGCGGACCCCATCCCCGGCATCCTCGAGGCGACCCTCGGATCGGTGGGCGCGAAGCTGTTCCTGGTGATCGCGATCACGGCGTTCCTCTCGTGCGTGCTGAGCCTGCAGGCCGCGGCGAGCCGCCTGCTGTTCTCCTTCGCCCGCGACGGCATGGTCCCTGGCCACCGCTGGCTCTCGAAGGTCTCGCCGACCACGAAGGTGCCGACGAACGCCCTCATCGTGGCGTGCACCGTGCCCGCGCTCATCGCCGTGCTCATCTGGGCGAACAACGACCTCTTGGTGCCGGTCACCTCCTTCGCGGTGCTCGGCATCTACGTCGCGTTCCAGATGGTCGTGCTGGCCTCGCTCCGGCAGCGCCTCAAGGGCTGGCGGCCTGCCGGTCCGTTCTCGCTCGGCTCGTGGGGGTTCCTCGTGAACGTCCTCGCGCTCGCCTACGGCGTCTTCGCGATGGTGCTGCTCTCGCTGCCGGGTTCGACGGGCGACTTCCTCACCGACTACGTCGTGCTGATCGGCCTCGGCGTCGTCGTCGTGACGGGCCTCGCCTACCTGTTCATCGCACGCCCCGACCGCAAGTCGGATGCCCCGTCGGGTGACGCGATCGCCGTCGCCGACGAGATCCGCCTGCGCACCGGCGCGACGAGCGTGGTCGACGTGCACTGA
- a CDS encoding SPW repeat domain-containing protein produces the protein MKKWTRWEDWVAVAAGLAVALSTMFLAPMGSSVAIMVVLGIALAVAGLVNLAWPGMVAMEYVQGAIGLLLIVSPWFGGYVDTMTFGAAWMSWICGAVAVVVAALAIRPSMRAHHDAVTH, from the coding sequence ATGAAGAAGTGGACGCGATGGGAAGACTGGGTGGCCGTCGCCGCCGGTCTCGCCGTGGCACTCTCGACGATGTTCCTCGCTCCGATGGGCTCGTCCGTCGCGATCATGGTCGTGCTCGGTATCGCACTCGCGGTCGCAGGGCTCGTCAACCTGGCATGGCCCGGCATGGTCGCGATGGAGTACGTGCAGGGCGCCATCGGCCTCCTGCTGATCGTCTCGCCGTGGTTCGGCGGATACGTGGACACCATGACCTTCGGTGCCGCGTGGATGTCGTGGATCTGCGGCGCGGTCGCGGTGGTCGTCGCCGCGCTGGCGATCCGGCCGAGCATGCGCGCACATCACGACGCCGTCACTCACTGA
- a CDS encoding TetR/AcrR family transcriptional regulator, with the protein MPEHRSARERILDAAERLFADRGFDATPTSTVAALADVPKGLLFYYFPAKADLLRALVTERLDLGPIDPNALVAPGDPVSALLNLAGRLSELQADSEVLRVIIWREQRTHPEVRARLREHRLHVQAIVERVLRGSVLRPIASRALHTAAAAWVAILSIKPHAEHESGDDAGFDLRALAELICAGLDASEPA; encoded by the coding sequence GTGCCGGAGCATCGGAGCGCTCGTGAACGCATTCTCGATGCCGCCGAACGGCTCTTCGCCGACCGGGGCTTCGACGCGACGCCGACCTCGACCGTCGCCGCGCTCGCCGACGTGCCCAAGGGGCTGCTCTTCTACTACTTCCCGGCGAAGGCCGACCTGCTTCGCGCGCTCGTCACCGAGCGCCTCGATCTCGGACCGATCGACCCGAACGCCCTCGTCGCGCCCGGCGACCCCGTGAGCGCCCTGCTGAACCTGGCCGGACGGCTCTCGGAGCTGCAGGCCGATTCCGAGGTGCTGCGGGTGATCATCTGGCGAGAGCAGCGCACGCATCCCGAGGTGCGTGCACGGCTGCGCGAGCACCGCCTGCACGTGCAGGCGATCGTCGAGCGCGTGCTGCGCGGCAGCGTCCTGCGCCCGATCGCATCGCGCGCACTCCATACCGCCGCCGCCGCATGGGTGGCGATCCTGTCGATCAAGCCGCACGCCGAACACGAATCAGGCGACGACGCCGGGTTCGATCTGAGGGCGCTCGCCGAGCTGATCTGCGCCGGGCTCGACGCGTCGGAGCCGGCGTGA
- a CDS encoding PQ-loop domain-containing transporter, with protein sequence MDIPLLAGTISTVVFAVSNLPMLRKALRTRDVSSYSLPSMIMINAANVLYSLYVFTLPFGPIWGLHTFYLVSCGIMLVLCLRARRSAAAQRTGRSRRLRRVEPGADQLGERPQIEPGVVA encoded by the coding sequence ATGGACATCCCGCTCCTCGCCGGCACGATCTCGACCGTGGTCTTCGCGGTCAGCAATCTGCCGATGCTGCGCAAGGCCCTGCGCACGCGGGATGTCTCGTCGTACAGCCTCCCGAGCATGATCATGATCAACGCGGCGAACGTGCTGTACTCGCTCTACGTGTTCACCCTGCCGTTCGGCCCGATCTGGGGCCTGCACACGTTCTATCTCGTCTCGTGCGGCATCATGCTCGTGCTGTGCCTGCGCGCACGGCGCTCTGCCGCCGCACAGCGTACGGGCCGGTCACGCCGGCTCCGACGCGTCGAGCCCGGCGCAGATCAGCTCGGCGAGCGCCCTCAGATCGAACCCGGCGTCGTCGCCTGA
- a CDS encoding acylphosphatase — protein MDAIRRHVVVHGQVQGIGFRFSARVEAQRLGVSGWVRNRSDGAVEAEIEGEPPAIDAMLGWFDEGPPGASVTTMITSDLEPTGEHGFTVTV, from the coding sequence ATGGACGCGATTCGCCGGCACGTCGTGGTGCATGGCCAGGTGCAGGGCATCGGGTTCCGGTTCAGCGCCCGCGTCGAGGCGCAACGGCTCGGCGTGTCGGGCTGGGTGCGCAACCGCTCCGACGGCGCGGTCGAGGCCGAGATCGAAGGCGAGCCGCCGGCGATCGACGCCATGCTCGGCTGGTTCGACGAGGGACCGCCCGGGGCGAGCGTCACCACGATGATCACGAGCGACCTCGAGCCGACCGGAGAGCACGGCTTCACCGTCACGGTCTGA